From one Thalassoroseus pseudoceratinae genomic stretch:
- a CDS encoding transaldolase family protein, protein MTTPLESLVACGTKLWLDSVDPDLTVENKSLGATGATSNPVIISKLISTGRFDDDLQALMADGLSNEEVAWRMTDQLVGRAQEVFRDIHEQTNGDDGYVSFELDPLLEAEDCPMTIPQRTQRYIELGKLWSKGHTNRMIKVPATEAGLGALEELAAHGVTLNVTLIFTERQYQAARDAIWKGAQRRESLDNFKSVYSIFVSRIDVYTQQHFPHLSQETQGKVGLVNAKRLWKQNSEFWNTKNLPLQQEIIFASTGVKTEGDPPDMYISALAGSDIQTNPPETNAEIQQMDGKVFEKRVDQMPSDAVLQEIDEKVDFAKMEDVLMQEGLKKFADPQKGLLETIQQKREALTSE, encoded by the coding sequence ATGACAACTCCCCTGGAATCACTTGTCGCCTGCGGAACGAAGCTCTGGCTGGATAGCGTCGATCCGGATCTCACCGTCGAAAACAAATCGCTCGGCGCGACTGGGGCCACGTCAAACCCGGTGATTATCTCGAAACTGATTTCCACCGGGCGATTCGATGACGACTTGCAAGCCCTCATGGCCGACGGACTGAGCAACGAAGAAGTCGCATGGCGGATGACCGATCAACTCGTTGGACGAGCACAAGAAGTGTTTCGAGATATCCACGAACAGACCAACGGCGACGACGGCTATGTGAGTTTCGAACTCGATCCCCTCTTGGAAGCCGAAGATTGCCCAATGACAATCCCGCAACGAACGCAGCGGTATATCGAACTTGGGAAATTGTGGTCCAAAGGGCACACGAACCGGATGATCAAGGTTCCCGCCACGGAAGCGGGGCTCGGTGCGTTGGAGGAGTTGGCCGCTCACGGGGTGACATTGAACGTCACACTGATCTTCACCGAACGACAGTACCAAGCCGCTCGTGATGCGATTTGGAAAGGAGCCCAACGACGCGAATCGCTGGACAACTTCAAATCGGTTTACAGCATTTTCGTGAGTCGCATCGACGTCTACACGCAACAACACTTTCCCCATCTCTCCCAGGAAACCCAGGGAAAAGTGGGATTGGTCAACGCCAAACGGCTCTGGAAACAGAACTCGGAATTCTGGAACACGAAGAATCTTCCCTTGCAGCAAGAGATCATTTTCGCCAGCACGGGGGTCAAAACCGAAGGCGATCCACCGGATATGTACATCTCTGCGCTCGCTGGTTCGGACATCCAAACGAATCCCCCGGAAACGAACGCAGAAATTCAGCAGATGGATGGCAAAGTCTTTGAAAAACGCGTCGATCAGATGCCGTCGGATGCCGTGCTGCAAGAAATCGACGAGAAAGTGGATTTCGCCAAAATGGAAGACGTGTTGATGCAAGAAGGCCTCAAGAAATTCGCCGACCCTCAAAAAGGCTTGCTCGAAACGATTCAACAGAAACGCGAGGCGTTGACGTCCGAATAG